A region of Panicum virgatum strain AP13 chromosome 8N, P.virgatum_v5, whole genome shotgun sequence DNA encodes the following proteins:
- the LOC120686861 gene encoding vegetative cell wall protein gp1-like, giving the protein MAQIKTSTHAEALVRVAYVVALAIALLSPCCVASSRSLLVSTSFADAPEGSQAAALATAVPEPPAVDAILPVGTPESSAPAAVSPSPAVLEPPAADTAPRLQPPEPAPVAAAPPPLMAHHGQHGKSKHGDHDKAPSPKSKKHRPKAPPKHHGHHAPPPEPDVPPPGEPPAAPAPGSPHGQSPPWPRPPGTGQWPPLPPFPSHPPPVPAGPWPHNSGSNPWPPLPPFPFHPPPFPAWPHPGPGGKWPPLPPFPFHPPPVPAWPHPGPGSKWPPLLPFPFHPPPLPAWPSWPHPGNPWTPAPPSLHGTGGGPATAAQQDPKN; this is encoded by the coding sequence ATGGCACAAATAAAAACTTCCACGCATGCGGAAGCCCTCGTCAGGGTGGCATACGTGGTGGCGCTCGCCATCGCGCTGCTCTCGCCGTGCTGCGTGGCATCGTCGAGATCACTGCTGGTCTCCACCTCCTTCGCCGATGCACCGGAAGGCAGCCAAGCCGCCGCCCTGGCGACGGCGGTGCCAGAGCCGCCGGCTGTGGATGCAATCCTGCCGGTGGGGACGCCGGAGTCGTCGGCCCCTGCCGCCGTGTCTCCGTCGCCGGCGGTGCTAGAGCCGCCGGCTGCAGATACAGCCCCGCGGCTGCAACCGCCGGAGCCGGCCccagtcgccgccgcgccgccgccgttgatgGCCCACCACGGCCAGCACGGGAAGAGCAAGCACGGCGACCACGACAAGGCGCCGTCACCCAAGTCGAAGAAGCACCGCCCCAAGGCGCCGCCAAAGCACCACGGCCACCACGCCCCTCCTCCGGAGCCGGACGTCCCGCCGCCCGGGGAGCCACCGGCCGCTCCGGCGCCCGGCAGCCCGCACGGCCAGagcccgccgtggccgcgcccgccGGGCACCGGGCagtggccgccgctgccgccgttccCGTCCCACCCGCCTCCCGTCCCCGCGGGGCCGTGGCCGCACAACTCGGGGAGCAACCcgtggccgccgctgcctccgttCCCGTTCCACCCGCCGCCGTTCCCGGCATGGCCGCACCCCGGCCCGGGCGGCAAGTGGCCACCGCTGCCCCCGTTCCCGTTCCACCCGCCGCCGGTCCCGGCGTGGCCGCACCCGGGGCCGGGGAGCAAGTGGCCGCCGCTGTTGCCGTTCCCGttccacccgccgccgctcccagcGTGGCCATCATGGCCGCACCCGGGCAACCCGTGGACGCCCGCCCCGCCGTCCCTgcacggcaccggcggcggccccgcgacggcggcgcagcaggaCCCCAAGAACTGA